The following are encoded together in the bacterium genome:
- a CDS encoding glutamine synthetase family protein: MVKTNADVLTALDKNNVKYIRLLFTDVLGHMKGMSITRSEIEGVLEEGQGFDGSSVEGYVRIEESDLMARPDIATFRIIPWLVAGERVALMFCDIEKPDGTPFQGDPRQVLKRALKKVQDKGWTFYTGPEIEYFYFRNANGTELLDRDGYFDYSTIDEGTRLRKKAVVSLEQLGIQVECSHHEVAPSQHEIDLRYQEALTMADYAMLYRFVVKELALEAGAYASFMPKPIFGQNGSGMHTHQSLFEGSKNLFFEKGDAYHLSKVARHYIAGLLQHIREFTLVTNQWVNSYKRLVVGYEAPVYLSWGMRNRSSLIRIPMYRVGKEKATRVELRSPDPACNPYLAFACMLAAGLKGIEQQYPLGEPVEQNIFHMDDKQRDQLGIKALPGSLAEACDVFEQSELMRETLGAHIFNTLLANKRLEWDRFRMHVTDYEMNEYLPLL, encoded by the coding sequence ATGGTCAAAACCAATGCCGATGTTCTCACTGCCTTGGACAAGAACAACGTGAAGTACATCCGCCTTCTCTTCACGGATGTCCTGGGCCACATGAAGGGGATGTCGATCACGCGCTCGGAAATCGAGGGCGTGCTCGAAGAGGGGCAGGGCTTCGATGGCTCGTCGGTCGAGGGATATGTGCGCATCGAGGAATCCGACCTGATGGCGCGTCCTGACATCGCGACCTTCCGCATCATTCCCTGGCTGGTCGCCGGCGAGCGGGTGGCGCTGATGTTCTGCGACATCGAAAAGCCCGATGGCACGCCCTTCCAGGGCGATCCGCGCCAGGTGCTCAAGCGCGCTCTGAAGAAGGTGCAGGACAAGGGCTGGACGTTCTACACCGGGCCGGAGATCGAGTACTTCTACTTCCGCAATGCCAACGGCACCGAACTGCTCGACCGCGACGGCTACTTCGACTATTCGACCATCGACGAGGGCACCCGCCTGCGCAAGAAGGCGGTGGTCTCGCTTGAGCAACTCGGCATCCAGGTGGAGTGCTCCCACCATGAGGTCGCGCCCTCCCAGCACGAGATCGACCTGCGCTATCAGGAAGCGCTGACCATGGCCGACTACGCCATGCTTTACCGTTTCGTGGTCAAGGAACTGGCGCTGGAGGCCGGCGCTTACGCCAGCTTCATGCCCAAGCCGATCTTCGGCCAGAACGGCTCCGGCATGCACACTCATCAGTCGCTGTTCGAAGGCAGTAAGAATCTTTTCTTCGAGAAGGGTGACGCCTATCACCTCTCGAAGGTCGCGCGCCACTACATCGCCGGGCTGCTCCAGCACATCCGCGAGTTCACGCTCGTCACCAACCAGTGGGTCAACTCCTACAAGCGGCTGGTGGTGGGCTACGAGGCCCCGGTGTACCTCTCCTGGGGCATGCGCAACCGTTCCTCGCTCATCCGCATCCCGATGTACCGCGTCGGCAAGGAGAAGGCGACCCGCGTCGAACTCCGCTCCCCCGATCCGGCCTGCAACCCCTATCTCGCCTTCGCCTGCATGCTCGCCGCCGGCCTCAAGGGCATCGAGCAGCAGTATCCGCTGGGCGAGCCGGTCGAACAGAATATCTTCCACATGGACGACAAGCAGCGCGACCAACTCGGGATCAAGGCGCTCCCCGGCTCGCTGGCTGAAGCGTGCGATGTCTTCGAACAATCGGAGCTGATGCGCGAAACCCTGGGCGCGCACATCTTCAACACGCTTCTGGCCAACAAACGGCTCGAATGGGATCGTTTCCGCATGCATGTCACCGACTACGAGATGAACGAATACCTGCCACTGCTCTGA
- the rpsU gene encoding 30S ribosomal protein S21, producing the protein MTGVRVRDDESFEKALKRFNKTCEKAGILSDVKKHQHFEKPSERKKRKMNQARRRNRKRGGDY; encoded by the coding sequence ATGACCGGCGTTCGCGTACGCGACGATGAATCCTTCGAGAAGGCCCTGAAACGATTTAACAAGACCTGTGAGAAGGCGGGGATCCTCTCGGATGTCAAGAAGCACCAGCATTTCGAAAAGCCATCGGAACGCAAGAAGCGCAAGATGAATCAGGCCAGACGGCGCAACCGGAAACGCGGCGGCGACTATTGA
- a CDS encoding CvpA family protein, with protein sequence MMNLIDLALLIGVIACAGWGAKRGFVRMIMITLGLCAAIVVAVHYNDSFTRELAGYFHASPLWVSMWAFLIASMLLFALFRLGAKVFFRVANVQKLGKHDQFGGAFVGLIFGWVMMGYLVFLSMFLPLPYTIEERFENTVLAMKMGASVPFLYETTAKLHPSQSSFIDKMELTLDEALVIAEKNKSGRRRATKSGVTDQTRVDDFLDRIERYFASEEY encoded by the coding sequence ATGATGAACCTGATCGATCTGGCGCTGCTGATCGGCGTGATCGCCTGCGCCGGCTGGGGCGCCAAACGCGGCTTCGTGCGCATGATCATGATCACGCTCGGCCTCTGCGCCGCGATCGTGGTCGCCGTGCACTACAACGACTCCTTCACCCGCGAGCTGGCCGGGTACTTCCACGCCTCGCCGCTGTGGGTCTCGATGTGGGCGTTCCTCATCGCCTCGATGCTGCTGTTTGCCCTCTTCCGCCTCGGCGCCAAGGTCTTCTTCCGCGTCGCCAATGTGCAGAAACTGGGCAAGCACGACCAGTTCGGCGGCGCCTTCGTCGGCCTCATCTTCGGCTGGGTGATGATGGGTTACCTGGTCTTCCTCTCGATGTTCCTCCCGCTGCCCTACACCATCGAGGAGCGCTTCGAAAACACCGTGCTGGCGATGAAGATGGGCGCCTCGGTTCCGTTCCTCTATGAGACCACCGCCAAACTGCACCCGTCGCAGTCGAGCTTCATCGACAAGATGGAACTGACCCTCGATGAGGCGCTCGTCATCGCCGAGAAAAACAAGTCCGGCCGCCGCCGCGCCACGAAGTCCGGCGTCACCGACCAGACCCGCGTCGACGATTTCCTCGACCGGATCGAGCGGTACTTCGCCTCCGAAGAGTACTAA
- a CDS encoding HAD family phosphatase gives MFKCLLPKTPVIYLSMPAYQWDTPPAYNYVKTRKLVNHKRLPLNPSQPPTRQDARQPIAGHDNTSQHPGRPRGVIFDMDGVLVDSEPVHFESTVRVMRQFGLPFSDADNRRFIGSTDRVMFAELKRQHGLEEEIDDLIARRKAIYLELIQNGALVWRPGIRELIAELAAAGCLLGLASSGLRRIIEYTLERGGIRGYFRAVVSADDIPAPKPSPEIYLEAARRIGIDPALCAAIEDTDVGVRAAKNAGMYVIAFPTATTAAMNFDPADVLAGSAEDIRRALACFGNRDE, from the coding sequence ATGTTTAAGTGTTTATTGCCAAAGACTCCCGTTATTTACTTGTCTATGCCGGCGTATCAATGGGACACGCCACCAGCGTACAATTACGTAAAGACCCGAAAACTTGTCAATCATAAGAGGTTACCGCTGAATCCCTCCCAGCCGCCGACCCGACAGGACGCACGACAACCCATTGCGGGACATGACAATACATCTCAACACCCGGGGCGGCCCCGTGGGGTGATTTTCGATATGGACGGGGTTTTGGTCGATTCCGAGCCGGTGCACTTTGAGTCGACCGTCCGGGTCATGCGGCAGTTCGGGTTGCCGTTTTCCGACGCCGACAATCGCCGGTTCATCGGCTCAACCGACCGGGTGATGTTCGCCGAACTGAAGCGGCAGCACGGACTGGAGGAGGAGATCGACGATCTGATCGCCCGGCGCAAGGCGATCTACCTCGAGTTGATTCAGAACGGCGCGCTGGTCTGGCGACCGGGGATCCGTGAACTGATCGCCGAACTCGCCGCGGCGGGGTGTCTGCTGGGACTGGCCTCCTCCGGGCTGCGGCGGATTATTGAGTACACTCTCGAGCGGGGCGGCATTCGCGGGTACTTCCGCGCGGTGGTTTCGGCCGACGACATTCCCGCGCCGAAGCCGTCGCCGGAGATCTATCTGGAAGCGGCGCGTCGGATCGGGATCGACCCGGCGCTCTGCGCCGCCATCGAGGACACCGACGTCGGAGTACGCGCCGCCAAGAACGCCGGCATGTATGTGATCGCCTTCCCCACCGCCACGACCGCGGCGATGAACTTCGATCCGGCCGACGTGCTGGCCGGCTCGGCGGAGGATATCCGGCGCGCGCTGGCGTGTTTCGGCAACCGCGACGAGTGA
- a CDS encoding slipin family protein, giving the protein MEGNMPSLAPFIIIVVALIILGNAIRVLKEYERGVVFRLGRLIGAKGPGLILLIPIIDKLQKVDLRTVTLDVPPQDVITRDNISVKVNAVVYFRVIDANMAIVNVANYLVATSQIAQTTLRSILGQFELDDLLANREQINKQLQKIIDDQTEPWGVKVSVVEVKNVDLPVEMQRAIARQAEAERERRAKIIHAEGELQASQKLAEAAEIIGRNPATLQLRYLQTLTEIAAEKNSTTIFPIPIDLITPFLKK; this is encoded by the coding sequence ATGGAAGGAAACATGCCGTCGTTGGCGCCGTTCATCATCATTGTGGTCGCGCTCATCATCCTCGGCAACGCCATCCGCGTGCTGAAGGAATACGAGCGCGGCGTCGTCTTCCGGCTCGGGCGCTTGATCGGCGCCAAGGGGCCGGGGCTCATCCTGCTGATCCCGATCATCGACAAACTGCAGAAGGTCGATTTGCGCACCGTGACCCTCGATGTCCCGCCGCAGGATGTGATCACGCGCGACAACATCTCGGTCAAGGTCAACGCCGTTGTGTACTTCCGCGTCATCGACGCCAACATGGCCATTGTCAACGTCGCCAACTACCTGGTCGCCACATCGCAGATCGCCCAGACCACACTGCGCTCGATTCTCGGCCAGTTCGAACTCGATGACCTGTTGGCCAATCGCGAACAGATCAACAAGCAACTGCAGAAAATCATCGACGACCAGACCGAGCCGTGGGGCGTCAAAGTCTCCGTCGTCGAGGTGAAGAATGTCGATCTGCCGGTCGAGATGCAGCGCGCCATTGCCCGCCAGGCCGAGGCCGAACGTGAACGCCGCGCCAAGATCATCCACGCCGAAGGCGAACTGCAGGCCTCGCAGAAACTGGCCGAAGCCGCCGAAATCATCGGACGCAACCCCGCCACGCTGCAGCTTCGCTACCTGCAGACGCTGACCGAGATCGCCGCGGAGAAAAACTCCACAACGATCTTCCCCATCCCGATTGATTTGATTACGCCGTTTCTCAAGAAGTAA
- a CDS encoding nodulation protein NfeD, translating into MRRSNLHRLTLVAALVLLGAAAALGASVHVMTIKGPIGPVTAMQIENALEAAVAEDAEALIVQMDTPGGLVSTTHEITQQILNANVPVVTYVAPSGASATSAGVFILISGHIAAMAPGTNAGAAHPVTLQGEMDSVMSGKATNDAAANIKAIAQRRGRNAAWAERAVRESVSITSHEAVDSNIVDLIADDLDDLIDSLHGRVVMLPFGEDTLDTRGAAVVRIEPTWREKLLGLISNPNIAYILMSIGWIGILMELYNPGSIFPGVVGAIALILGFYSLQTLPINYAGLSLILVAIILFILELKIISHGLLTVGGAIAMIIGSVMLIDSPDPAAQISFTVILAVVGTVVAFFTFGLAMALKARLRRPVTGPEGLIGQIGTAREAFETTGMVYVGGEYWQAETQAPVAAGTRVEVVGKQGMKLIVKPIP; encoded by the coding sequence ATGAGACGTTCGAACCTCCACCGACTGACTCTGGTCGCGGCGCTGGTTCTCCTGGGGGCCGCGGCGGCGCTGGGCGCATCGGTGCACGTGATGACCATCAAGGGCCCGATTGGCCCGGTCACCGCGATGCAGATCGAAAACGCCCTCGAGGCGGCGGTGGCGGAGGATGCCGAAGCGCTGATCGTCCAGATGGACACTCCCGGCGGGCTGGTCTCCACCACCCACGAAATCACCCAGCAGATTCTCAACGCCAACGTGCCGGTGGTCACCTATGTCGCCCCTTCGGGCGCCAGCGCCACCTCGGCGGGCGTCTTCATCCTCATTTCCGGCCACATCGCCGCCATGGCCCCCGGCACCAACGCCGGCGCCGCCCATCCGGTCACCCTGCAGGGGGAGATGGATTCGGTCATGTCCGGCAAGGCCACCAACGACGCCGCCGCCAACATCAAGGCGATCGCCCAGCGCCGCGGACGCAACGCCGCCTGGGCCGAACGCGCCGTGCGAGAATCGGTCTCCATCACCTCCCACGAGGCGGTTGACTCCAACATCGTCGACCTTATTGCCGATGACCTCGACGATCTGATCGACTCCCTCCATGGCCGCGTCGTCATGCTTCCCTTCGGCGAAGACACCCTTGACACCCGCGGCGCGGCGGTGGTGCGCATCGAGCCGACCTGGCGCGAAAAACTCCTCGGCCTGATCAGCAATCCCAACATCGCCTACATCCTGATGTCGATCGGCTGGATTGGCATCCTGATGGAGTTGTACAACCCCGGCAGCATCTTCCCCGGCGTCGTCGGCGCGATCGCGCTCATCCTTGGATTCTATTCGCTGCAGACGCTGCCGATCAACTACGCCGGGTTGTCGCTCATCCTCGTCGCCATCATCCTGTTTATTCTCGAACTGAAGATCATCAGCCACGGCCTGCTGACCGTGGGAGGCGCCATCGCCATGATCATCGGGTCGGTCATGCTCATCGATTCCCCCGATCCGGCCGCGCAGATCTCGTTCACCGTGATCCTCGCCGTGGTCGGGACCGTGGTCGCGTTTTTCACCTTCGGGCTGGCGATGGCGCTGAAGGCGCGGTTGCGCCGTCCGGTCACCGGCCCCGAGGGCTTGATTGGCCAGATCGGCACCGCGCGCGAGGCCTTCGAGACGACCGGAATGGTCTATGTCGGCGGCGAATACTGGCAGGCCGAGACCCAGGCCCCGGTCGCCGCCGGCACGCGCGTCGAAGTGGTCGGCAAACAGGGTATGAAACTGATCGTCAAACCGATTCCGTAA